From the genome of Arthrobacter sp. SLBN-122:
AACCCGGACACGTTCCCTACTGGCGGCCATGGGGCTTCACCTCCGGCCCGCTCTGATGTTGACTGTATGAATGAGAGCCATCTGGAAAGGTGCCATCGCGTTCGGGCTGGTCAACGTGCCAGTGAAGGTCTACAGCGCCACTGAAGATCATGACATCAGTCTGCACCAGGTTCACAATGCCGACGGCGGCAGGATCCGTTACCAGCGCCGTTGCGAGGTGTGCGGCGAGGTGGTGGACTACTCGGACATCGAGAAGGCGTTCGAGGAGGACGGCCGCACGGTGGTCCTGTCCAAGGACGAGCTCAAGTCCATTCCCGCGGAGAACAGCCACGAAATCGAAGTGGTGCAGTTCGTCCCGTCGGAGCAGCTTGAACCCATGATGTTCGAGAAGAGCTATTACCTGGAACCGGACTCCAAGTCGCCCAAGGCCTACGTGCTGCTTAGGCGGGCGCTCGAGGACACGGACCGGGTGGCCATCGTCCAGTTCGCACTGCGGGAGAAGACCCGGTTGGGGGCGCTGCGGATCAAGGACGACGTGCTGGTGCTGCAGTCCCTCCTTTGGCCCGATGAGGTGCGGGAGGCGAACTTCCCGTCCCTGGAAGCGTCCATCAAGATTTCTTCCCAGGAGCGGGACATGTCAGCGGCCCTGGTGGAATCCATGGCTGCCGACTTCGACCCCACCTCCTTCACCGACGAGTACCAGGTGCAGCTCCGCCAGCTCATCGACGCCAAGCTCGAGCAGGGCGAATCGCTGGACACGGAGGAAACCTTCGGCGTCGAAGCCGGCGAAGGCGGGAAGGGCGAGGTCATCGACCTCATGGAGGCCCTCAAACGGAGCCTGGACAGGAAGCGCGGCGGCGGGGAGGCCGCCTCCAGCGGGAATTCCGACGACGAAGCGGACACCGGGGACGAGGAAGCGGAGGCGGCCAAACCTGCGCGAAAGTCTTCCGCTACCAAGGCATCGGGCACCAAGACTGCCGCATCAAAATCGACGGCTTCCAAGACAACAACCTCAAAAGTAACGGCGTCCAAGTCGGCCGCAGCCAAATCAACGGCCGCCAAATCAACTGCTTCCAAAGCGGCGGACA
Proteins encoded in this window:
- the ku gene encoding non-homologous end joining protein Ku, which produces MRAIWKGAIAFGLVNVPVKVYSATEDHDISLHQVHNADGGRIRYQRRCEVCGEVVDYSDIEKAFEEDGRTVVLSKDELKSIPAENSHEIEVVQFVPSEQLEPMMFEKSYYLEPDSKSPKAYVLLRRALEDTDRVAIVQFALREKTRLGALRIKDDVLVLQSLLWPDEVREANFPSLEASIKISSQERDMSAALVESMAADFDPTSFTDEYQVQLRQLIDAKLEQGESLDTEETFGVEAGEGGKGEVIDLMEALKRSLDRKRGGGEAASSGNSDDEADTGDEEAEAAKPARKSSATKASGTKTAASKSTASKTTTSKVTASKSAAAKSTAAKSTASKAADTKSAGTKSTAAKSTGTKTAEKPAAKTTRARKPA